From a region of the Gammaproteobacteria bacterium genome:
- a CDS encoding DUF47 family protein, whose protein sequence is MSRTKRLEIQIEEFLDKVTESTELFSIAFKVYLAEGVDTQFEEFMNKIQTTEREGDELRRQIETELYERTLIPDLRSDVIWLIENMDKLTNTCKANLFRLSIQQPEIPDKLRATYIELIDITIDCVDKVVFTARNFFEDHESVADLAREVALLETKADEVSSPLQRRIFDSDLDLSQKMQLRYFVEHFDELANQSEDIADQLAISAIKRRI, encoded by the coding sequence TTGAGTCGAACAAAGAGACTGGAGATTCAGATCGAAGAGTTTCTGGATAAAGTCACCGAATCAACAGAGCTTTTTTCGATTGCTTTTAAGGTCTACCTGGCCGAAGGCGTCGATACCCAATTCGAAGAATTTATGAATAAGATTCAGACTACCGAGCGCGAAGGTGATGAACTGCGCCGACAAATTGAAACGGAGCTTTACGAGCGCACCTTGATTCCTGACCTTCGGAGTGACGTAATCTGGCTGATTGAAAATATGGATAAACTGACTAACACCTGCAAAGCAAACCTTTTTCGATTATCAATTCAACAACCTGAAATCCCAGATAAGCTCAGGGCAACCTACATTGAACTTATCGACATAACCATTGATTGCGTTGATAAGGTGGTCTTCACAGCTCGTAACTTTTTCGAAGATCATGAATCCGTAGCTGATCTTGCAAGAGAAGTCGCTCTGCTGGAAACGAAAGCCGATGAAGTCAGTAGTCCTTTGCAACGTAGAATATTCGATAGTGATCTGGATCTCAGTCAGAAAATGCAACTACGCTATTTTGTCGAACACTTCGACGAACTTGCCAATCAGTCGGAGGATATCGCTGACCAGCTGGCTATAAGCGCCATTAAACGTCGCATCTGA
- a CDS encoding TIGR03842 family LLM class F420-dependent oxidoreductase — MQFGITFKGEGSPERTRYLVRQAEEAGFGYSWFFDSHILWRDSYVTIAMCIEHTQTMRFGPCVTNPGVRDWSVAASLFGSLAVQSKGRFDIGVGRGDSSLRVMGKKPSNLSEVVDFCDKVRSMVRGNQTHYADCLAPVEFPWANGYELPIWIAAYGPKAIKVAGAHGDGVVLQIAEPMICKWLADQTINAGFEKGRDMGTYQVMAAAPAYIGSMDHCVERTKWFPAMVGNHVADIVERYGSDSSAIPASLAGYIEKRRGYDYQKHGQSDNPFLDFITPDVVEDFAVLGSVEQHIEKLYRLKEAGITQFNIYIDNGEEENLIAEYGKTIIPELRN, encoded by the coding sequence ATGCAGTTTGGCATTACGTTCAAAGGCGAGGGTTCCCCGGAACGTACGCGTTATCTCGTAAGGCAAGCAGAAGAGGCTGGATTCGGGTACAGCTGGTTTTTTGACTCGCATATCCTCTGGCGTGACAGTTATGTAACCATCGCCATGTGTATCGAGCACACGCAGACTATGCGGTTTGGGCCGTGTGTGACCAACCCCGGGGTAAGGGACTGGTCGGTAGCAGCCAGTCTTTTCGGAAGTCTTGCCGTCCAGAGTAAAGGTCGATTTGATATCGGAGTAGGTCGCGGGGACAGTTCACTTCGGGTCATGGGCAAAAAGCCATCGAATCTCAGCGAAGTGGTCGATTTCTGTGACAAAGTCAGATCGATGGTTCGCGGCAATCAAACACATTATGCGGACTGCCTGGCTCCAGTAGAGTTTCCATGGGCCAATGGTTACGAACTTCCAATATGGATCGCGGCTTATGGACCTAAAGCAATCAAAGTCGCCGGTGCACACGGGGATGGTGTTGTACTTCAGATCGCTGAGCCCATGATCTGCAAATGGCTGGCTGACCAGACAATCAATGCAGGCTTTGAAAAGGGTCGAGATATGGGTACTTATCAGGTCATGGCTGCTGCGCCGGCCTACATCGGTTCAATGGATCATTGCGTGGAACGAACCAAATGGTTCCCAGCTATGGTTGGGAACCATGTTGCCGATATAGTGGAGCGATACGGATCTGACAGTTCGGCAATACCCGCGAGCCTGGCCGGCTATATCGAAAAACGTCGTGGCTACGACTATCAGAAACACGGTCAGAGCGATAATCCATTCTTGGATTTTATAACCCCAGATGTTGTCGAAGATTTCGCGGTGCTTGGTTCAGTGGAACAGCACATTGAAAAACTATACAGGCTAAAAGAAGCTGGAATCACACAATTTAATATTTATATCGACAACGGAGAAGAAGAAAATCTCATTGCTGAATATGGAAAGACAATAATCCCCGAACTCAGAAACTGA
- a CDS encoding MFS transporter produces the protein MPVINKTYWLILATASSGMFLASLDFSVNVGLPDIARSLDANVTAIYQIITVYLGATATVQLILGRIADVYGLKLTYIVGLLAYGIAVLLIGIAATLDSVIMIRILQAMGNAVFLALSPAIVTASAPDAYRGQALGWMTAIGMSGMILGSLGAGFVIDHYGWRWIFLARVPLTIIALGMAIWFLPTIRKASEADLDSPSALLIVASILFLMLYLHQTQATGWLSLNTNLYLAISIVAVYCLIRRQMTISTPFIPSYLLRQSEVSLGLVCNFLMYFAIFVNWFVLPFFAAEFIGMGPASIGVLLTIPAACLLVSSPLGGAFADHTHPAFASTVGMFIIVAFLTSFQTVDNHSTGFAIAVRMAGLGIGMGIFQSSNLSLIMGNVGTRELGIAGGLSGLSRNLGTVISVVLLGAIFVALKTSGQESVELTSPHAREAQATYIAAFKFVYAIAAVVALLGFLLNAWLWQNRKK, from the coding sequence ATGCCCGTAATAAATAAAACGTATTGGCTGATACTCGCGACTGCATCATCAGGCATGTTTCTGGCGAGCTTGGATTTTAGCGTGAACGTCGGTCTGCCGGATATTGCAAGAAGCCTCGATGCCAATGTTACGGCAATCTACCAGATTATTACTGTTTATCTGGGGGCCACTGCCACGGTTCAGTTGATCCTCGGCCGAATCGCTGATGTTTATGGCCTGAAACTAACCTACATCGTTGGATTGCTTGCTTATGGAATTGCTGTGTTATTGATTGGAATTGCAGCGACGCTAGATAGCGTAATCATGATCAGGATTCTTCAGGCCATGGGAAACGCAGTCTTTCTGGCCTTGTCACCCGCTATAGTCACGGCAAGTGCCCCCGATGCTTATCGCGGTCAGGCTCTGGGATGGATGACAGCCATTGGTATGAGTGGAATGATACTCGGTTCGCTGGGGGCTGGCTTCGTTATCGACCATTACGGTTGGCGTTGGATATTCCTGGCGCGCGTGCCACTGACAATTATTGCGTTGGGAATGGCGATCTGGTTTCTACCCACGATCAGGAAAGCTTCGGAAGCGGATCTGGATTCGCCCTCGGCATTGCTGATTGTCGCGAGTATTTTATTTCTGATGCTATACCTCCATCAAACGCAGGCAACAGGATGGCTTTCACTAAACACGAATCTTTACCTTGCCATATCGATAGTAGCGGTCTATTGCTTGATTAGACGACAGATGACGATATCAACGCCGTTTATACCGAGCTACCTGTTACGCCAGAGTGAGGTGTCACTTGGACTGGTCTGTAATTTTCTAATGTATTTCGCCATCTTTGTGAACTGGTTTGTCCTACCGTTTTTTGCAGCTGAATTTATCGGCATGGGACCGGCCAGTATTGGCGTTCTGCTCACCATACCCGCCGCGTGCCTGCTGGTCTCTTCACCACTTGGTGGCGCCTTTGCAGACCATACTCATCCTGCTTTTGCGAGTACTGTCGGTATGTTTATCATCGTTGCCTTTTTAACTTCTTTCCAAACGGTTGACAATCATTCAACCGGTTTTGCAATTGCTGTGCGAATGGCCGGTTTAGGAATAGGTATGGGGATTTTTCAGAGCAGCAATCTCAGCCTCATTATGGGCAACGTAGGTACTCGGGAGTTGGGTATAGCCGGTGGGTTGTCTGGACTCTCACGCAACCTCGGGACGGTCATCAGTGTTGTATTGCTAGGCGCAATATTCGTGGCATTGAAAACATCCGGACAAGAATCCGTAGAACTCACATCACCGCATGCGCGGGAAGCTCAGGCAACGTACATCGCAGCATTCAAATTTGTCTATGCAATTGCCGCAGTTGTCGCCTTATTGGGCTTTCTTCTCAACGCCTGGTTGTGGCAAAATCGAAAAAAGTAG
- a CDS encoding gamma-glutamylcyclotransferase, with protein MWIFGYGSLIWNPSFSYHHRRLARIDHWVRRFWQGSTDHRGVPGYPGRVVTLVPKPAGDCWGVAYKCGKSDNGQVLKGLDHREKGGYHREWVKLNFTDGSTSRGLVYMAGPDNPDYLGPADKDDIASQILSARGPSGSNREYLRNLTRALRTLGVSDSHVFSIESKLETQIDKERLPLDPS; from the coding sequence ATGTGGATTTTTGGCTATGGTTCATTAATTTGGAATCCGAGCTTTTCCTATCATCATCGTCGTTTAGCCCGAATCGACCACTGGGTACGACGTTTCTGGCAGGGATCGACCGATCATAGGGGTGTGCCTGGCTACCCTGGTCGCGTTGTAACATTGGTTCCCAAGCCAGCGGGTGATTGCTGGGGCGTTGCGTACAAATGTGGAAAATCCGACAACGGGCAGGTTCTCAAGGGCCTGGACCACCGGGAAAAGGGGGGCTACCACCGCGAATGGGTAAAACTGAATTTCACCGACGGCAGTACTAGCCGGGGCCTGGTGTACATGGCAGGTCCGGATAATCCAGACTACCTTGGTCCAGCAGACAAAGATGATATTGCCAGCCAGATTCTTTCTGCCCGAGGACCGAGTGGTTCTAACCGCGAGTATCTCAGAAACCTGACCCGGGCTCTGCGAACCCTGGGTGTATCAGATTCACACGTGTTTTCTATCGAGTCCAAGCTTGAAACACAAATTGACAAAGAAAGATTGCCGTTAGATCCGTCGTAA
- a CDS encoding antibiotic biosynthesis monooxygenase translates to MICVIATIKAKAGGREALLEHIADNLPNVHAEEGCIEYQPMIDTESSLGAQVLDENIVTMVEKWETMANLNAHATAPHMLKYREKVKDTVESVSLKVLTVA, encoded by the coding sequence ATGATTTGTGTTATAGCAACGATAAAAGCCAAGGCAGGCGGGCGCGAAGCACTATTGGAACATATTGCAGATAACCTGCCCAACGTGCACGCCGAGGAAGGTTGTATCGAATATCAGCCCATGATAGACACCGAGTCTTCACTCGGCGCACAGGTACTGGATGAAAATATTGTGACTATGGTTGAAAAATGGGAAACCATGGCGAATCTGAATGCCCATGCAACGGCGCCACATATGCTGAAATACCGCGAGAAAGTAAAGGACACTGTCGAAAGTGTTTCCTTGAAGGTTCTGACAGTTGCCTAA
- a CDS encoding SDR family oxidoreductase — MKISLEGKTAWITGAGSGIGRAAVTALVKAGVKVGLSGRRHEPLKETLAAIQSLNGEGILAPVNVADSEAVVAAAEKIRAELGEIDILVNSAGLNLPKRRYSEMGVGDWQMVIDVNLNGAYNCIYAVLPHMRDRGDGLIINVSSWAGRHDSYVAGPAYGASKHAMSSMTATINLEEGRNGIRCCSLEPAEVATEILDRRPIPVADIERARMLQPDDLGETIRFIAEMPAHVCLNEVLISPTWNRSHMGGSDWFPGPPS, encoded by the coding sequence ATGAAAATTTCACTCGAAGGAAAAACTGCGTGGATCACAGGCGCCGGAAGCGGTATTGGACGGGCTGCTGTAACTGCATTAGTAAAAGCTGGCGTAAAGGTTGGGTTATCGGGACGCAGGCACGAACCACTTAAAGAAACCTTAGCCGCGATTCAATCTCTCAATGGCGAAGGGATTTTGGCGCCTGTCAATGTTGCCGACAGCGAGGCTGTTGTAGCTGCTGCTGAGAAGATTCGAGCTGAATTGGGTGAAATCGATATTCTCGTGAACAGTGCGGGGCTTAACCTTCCTAAACGACGCTATAGTGAAATGGGGGTAGGTGACTGGCAGATGGTCATCGACGTAAATTTAAATGGGGCATATAACTGTATATACGCGGTGTTGCCACACATGAGAGATCGGGGTGACGGCCTTATTATCAATGTTTCCTCATGGGCGGGGCGACATGATTCCTATGTCGCGGGCCCGGCCTACGGTGCCTCAAAACATGCAATGTCGTCTATGACCGCAACCATAAATCTTGAGGAAGGACGTAATGGTATCCGTTGCTGCTCCCTTGAGCCTGCCGAAGTTGCGACAGAGATCCTTGATAGACGCCCTATTCCCGTAGCTGATATAGAACGAGCCCGCATGTTGCAGCCCGATGATCTAGGGGAGACCATTCGTTTCATTGCAGAGATGCCTGCACATGTCTGTTTGAATGAAGTACTGATCAGTCCGACCTGGAACCGATCACATATGGGAGGGTCGGACTGGTTTCCAGGACCCCCCAGTTAG
- a CDS encoding amidohydrolase family protein yields the protein MSQTTCIRGVEWLVGWDGRQHVYLRNSDFVFKGPDIIYVGDHYVDCVDIELSGKDRMIIPGLVDTHAHPTTEPIRKGITDETVSPGFWHSSLYEHLPVFDPVDDQGRLACLKVALAELLLSGVTTLVDLSSPFEGWEETLLDSGIRAFVAPCFRDARWFTTNGHSLEYDWNYEAGQRAFSTAREIVESAVRHPSGRLSAVVSPSQVDTCSEALLRDSHAFAQDHNLSWTIHAAQSVTEFQEMQHRHGMTSVQWLDSLGVLNERSVIAHCIFLDHHPWLHWTSRKDLELLADCESTVAHCPTVFSRRGIALNTFGAYLDHGIRMSVGTDTYPHNMLDECRTAVMVARVIGQSVTDLDCIDVFNAATVAGADALNRSDIGRLAVGCKADFSTIDLTSPSMRPVREPLRSLITVAGSRPVTDVFVHGEQVVSNGDVLNIDFELELTRLQVAQQNMLNVVSEKDWDNRSAVELAPLMLTTVESI from the coding sequence ATGAGCCAGACCACCTGCATCCGTGGTGTCGAATGGCTGGTTGGCTGGGATGGCCGGCAACACGTTTACCTACGCAACAGTGATTTTGTATTCAAGGGCCCGGATATCATTTATGTCGGTGATCACTACGTCGATTGCGTCGATATCGAACTTTCTGGCAAAGATCGTATGATAATTCCGGGCCTGGTTGACACCCACGCCCACCCGACCACTGAACCGATCCGAAAGGGGATTACTGATGAGACAGTATCTCCCGGTTTTTGGCACAGTTCGCTCTACGAGCATTTGCCGGTATTCGATCCTGTCGACGACCAAGGTCGTTTAGCATGTCTCAAGGTTGCCTTGGCTGAATTATTGTTGTCTGGCGTCACAACACTGGTTGACCTTTCTTCGCCTTTTGAGGGCTGGGAGGAAACACTTCTGGACAGTGGAATCCGGGCCTTTGTAGCACCTTGCTTCCGCGACGCACGCTGGTTTACAACCAACGGACACTCGCTTGAATACGATTGGAATTATGAGGCTGGACAGAGAGCTTTTAGCACTGCTCGGGAGATAGTCGAGTCTGCAGTACGCCATCCCTCCGGGCGGTTGTCCGCTGTGGTTTCACCATCCCAGGTTGACACCTGCTCCGAAGCTTTACTCCGGGACAGTCATGCATTCGCCCAAGATCATAACCTCAGTTGGACGATACATGCAGCACAGTCAGTTACTGAATTTCAAGAAATGCAACATAGACATGGCATGACCTCTGTTCAGTGGCTTGACAGCCTAGGTGTCCTAAATGAACGGTCAGTGATCGCACATTGCATATTCCTTGATCATCATCCGTGGCTGCACTGGACGAGTAGAAAAGACCTTGAACTGCTGGCCGATTGCGAGTCAACGGTTGCGCACTGCCCAACCGTGTTTTCACGGCGTGGTATCGCCCTAAACACTTTTGGTGCGTATTTAGATCACGGCATACGGATGTCCGTCGGCACGGACACCTACCCCCACAATATGCTGGACGAGTGTCGGACAGCAGTCATGGTCGCTAGAGTCATCGGCCAGAGTGTTACTGATCTCGACTGTATCGATGTATTCAATGCGGCCACTGTCGCTGGAGCAGATGCCCTCAATCGTAGTGACATTGGAAGATTAGCCGTGGGTTGTAAGGCCGATTTTTCAACTATCGATTTAACCTCCCCAAGTATGCGCCCCGTTCGAGAACCACTTAGAAGTCTTATCACTGTTGCGGGCAGTCGACCGGTTACAGATGTTTTTGTGCATGGGGAACAGGTGGTCAGCAATGGGGATGTGTTGAACATAGATTTTGAGCTCGAGCTGACACGCTTGCAGGTTGCTCAACAGAACATGTTGAACGTAGTATCCGAAAAGGACTGGGATAACCGTTCCGCCGTAGAACTGGCGCCGTTAATGTTGACAACGGTTGAATCTATCTAG
- a CDS encoding 3-keto-5-aminohexanoate cleavage protein: MKPTILSCAVTGSFTTREHNPNLPVTPEEIANECFAAAQSGAAICHIHVREPETGTPSMNIEYYREVVKRIRESSTDLIINLTTGPGGRYVPSEEDPAKAAPATTLVSPIVRTEHVVELKPEICSLDLNTMWFGGGAVINHPPAVKAMAERIYASGVKPELEVFDTGDIRLARDLIHDGTLKPPMLFQLVMGVSYGMDATPQSLTYARSMVPEGSEWAAFGASRHAYPMLAQAFLLGGHCRIGMEDTVYLARGVKTPGNGALVEKAVQLIQSLGGQVATVSEARQILGLTSSN, encoded by the coding sequence ATGAAACCAACCATCTTGAGTTGCGCTGTAACGGGTAGCTTTACGACACGGGAACACAATCCCAATTTACCTGTTACGCCAGAGGAAATAGCCAACGAATGTTTTGCTGCGGCCCAGAGCGGTGCTGCGATCTGTCATATCCATGTTCGCGAGCCTGAAACGGGGACTCCCAGTATGAATATCGAATACTACCGGGAGGTTGTAAAACGGATTCGCGAAAGTAGTACCGACCTAATTATCAATCTTACAACCGGCCCTGGGGGTCGTTATGTACCTTCGGAGGAGGATCCTGCAAAGGCGGCTCCAGCGACGACACTGGTTTCGCCGATTGTTAGAACAGAACATGTCGTTGAACTTAAGCCCGAGATCTGTAGTTTGGACCTCAACACCATGTGGTTCGGTGGTGGTGCAGTGATCAATCATCCGCCAGCGGTAAAAGCGATGGCAGAAAGAATTTATGCCTCTGGTGTCAAGCCTGAATTGGAAGTATTTGACACTGGCGACATTCGTCTTGCCCGAGACCTAATACACGATGGCACGCTCAAGCCGCCTATGCTTTTTCAACTGGTCATGGGTGTAAGTTATGGAATGGATGCAACTCCTCAATCGCTCACCTACGCGCGGTCAATGGTTCCGGAGGGATCCGAATGGGCTGCCTTCGGGGCAAGTCGCCACGCGTATCCAATGCTGGCACAGGCGTTTCTTTTAGGTGGCCATTGTCGGATCGGTATGGAAGATACAGTTTATCTGGCAAGGGGCGTTAAAACGCCCGGAAATGGTGCACTAGTGGAAAAAGCCGTTCAGCTAATACAAAGTCTTGGCGGACAAGTTGCGACGGTCAGTGAGGCCCGGCAAATACTGGGACTCACATCCAGCAATTGA
- a CDS encoding SDR family oxidoreductase codes for MSNRLNDKVAIITGAASGIGRSTVERFMSEGARVLAVDREIITFPELSHAPNQLETDRGDVRVRNDCIRWVGAAVGLFGHLDIVVNAAGISARSVGDNVDFEQRWDEVISVNLKGTMLMCHAAVPALLQSGGGAIVNLASIMSFVGYDPAMFLSDGFSPYPPSKGGVLQLTRDLALQVANKKIRVNAVCPGFVYTNLTKAVTDSPETHAALVAKHPIGRLGEPAEIASVVTFLASDETSFVTGAAWTVDGGYTAA; via the coding sequence ATGTCTAATCGTCTGAACGACAAAGTCGCAATCATTACCGGTGCTGCGTCGGGAATTGGCCGATCCACTGTCGAACGGTTTATGTCAGAAGGCGCCCGAGTATTGGCAGTCGACCGTGAAATTATTACTTTTCCCGAACTCTCCCATGCGCCGAATCAATTGGAAACGGATCGAGGGGATGTGCGCGTTAGAAACGACTGCATCAGATGGGTGGGGGCTGCCGTAGGCCTATTTGGCCATCTTGACATCGTGGTCAACGCGGCGGGTATAAGTGCTAGATCAGTGGGCGACAATGTTGACTTTGAGCAGAGATGGGACGAAGTGATAAGTGTAAACCTGAAGGGCACGATGCTGATGTGCCATGCCGCGGTACCAGCCCTGCTCCAATCCGGCGGTGGAGCCATCGTTAATCTAGCTTCAATAATGTCATTTGTAGGCTACGACCCAGCGATGTTTTTGTCGGATGGATTTTCCCCCTACCCCCCAAGTAAGGGGGGTGTATTACAGCTGACACGAGACCTCGCGTTGCAAGTGGCAAACAAAAAGATTCGAGTTAACGCAGTATGCCCGGGATTCGTCTACACTAATTTGACAAAAGCCGTCACAGATTCTCCAGAGACGCATGCGGCTTTGGTGGCTAAACATCCCATAGGTCGTTTAGGGGAACCTGCAGAGATCGCCAGTGTGGTAACGTTTTTAGCATCCGATGAAACCTCCTTTGTCACAGGGGCGGCCTGGACAGTTGACGGTGGCTACACGGCTGCCTGA
- a CDS encoding polysaccharide lyase — protein MVTVNSFLAGLVALPVRADSHLPFDWVRNLNSTAWGYSQVEDPSEYGSNRLVERFELRMGDCGKNETENDCKSNQERIELVELERPAVALSGEIWYRWKVYFPEDYKNIYPAKTHHTRFIEKGDKVIWSFAIGSTGVFWLGSHVSDEYTYYPLIDEEELLSQWHELSVHAKWASDSGFFKIWVNNVQKVDYKGTTCRDCRLRLSYGIVRTGLDQFHKSYPENDLPTQVIYYTGLERSATGIDYPGYVPPQTTNTTTASEQPQTFKPVLIIEPNRKKTLKEITQGADQLELDKGAAEIPDSDRD, from the coding sequence ATGGTAACTGTGAACTCGTTTCTGGCAGGGCTGGTCGCGTTACCGGTTCGCGCAGACAGTCACCTCCCATTTGATTGGGTACGAAATCTGAATAGCACGGCCTGGGGCTATAGTCAGGTTGAAGATCCCAGCGAATACGGATCAAATCGCCTGGTAGAAAGGTTTGAGCTCCGCATGGGGGATTGTGGCAAAAACGAGACCGAAAATGACTGTAAATCCAATCAGGAACGCATAGAATTAGTCGAACTTGAACGACCTGCCGTAGCCCTCAGCGGTGAAATCTGGTACCGCTGGAAGGTGTACTTTCCTGAGGATTACAAAAACATCTATCCGGCCAAAACACATCACACCCGATTTATTGAGAAGGGCGACAAGGTAATTTGGTCATTCGCAATCGGGAGTACCGGCGTTTTCTGGCTGGGTAGCCACGTCTCGGATGAATACACCTACTATCCGCTAATCGACGAGGAGGAACTCTTGTCTCAGTGGCATGAATTGAGTGTCCACGCGAAGTGGGCGTCGGATAGTGGATTTTTTAAGATATGGGTCAACAATGTCCAGAAAGTCGACTATAAGGGTACAACTTGCCGGGACTGTCGCCTGCGTCTCAGTTACGGAATCGTACGCACTGGACTAGATCAATTTCATAAATCGTATCCAGAAAATGATCTGCCAACACAGGTGATCTACTATACGGGACTTGAAAGAAGTGCCACTGGCATTGACTACCCGGGTTATGTTCCACCTCAAACTACTAACACCACCACTGCAAGCGAACAGCCCCAAACGTTTAAGCCAGTGTTGATTATCGAACCCAACAGAAAGAAGACACTGAAGGAGATCACACAGGGCGCAGACCAACTCGAACTGGATAAAGGCGCTGCAGAGATCCCTGACAGCGATAGAGATTGA
- a CDS encoding hypoxanthine phosphoribosyltransferase: MKDEKIFITAEELHRDSFLLANNILQSGFRPDYIVGIWRGGTPVGIAVQEFLDYSGIETDHIAIRTSHYTGIDQTTPNVQVHGLGYLIRKVNKQDSLLIVDDVFDTGMSAETVIVELSKRARLNTPGDIRIATPWYKPSKNKTGRAPDYFIHETAQWLVFPHELTGLTPEEVCRGKPEIADIIASVHTPKLTR, from the coding sequence ATGAAGGACGAAAAAATATTTATTACTGCCGAAGAACTGCACCGGGACTCATTTTTGCTGGCAAACAACATTCTTCAAAGTGGATTCCGGCCTGACTATATCGTTGGAATATGGCGTGGTGGCACGCCGGTAGGCATTGCGGTACAGGAATTTCTCGACTACTCTGGTATCGAAACCGATCACATTGCAATTCGAACGTCTCACTACACAGGCATAGACCAGACAACACCAAATGTACAGGTGCACGGACTAGGTTATCTAATACGTAAAGTAAATAAGCAGGATTCACTTCTCATTGTGGATGACGTGTTTGATACGGGAATGAGCGCTGAAACTGTAATCGTTGAGCTTTCAAAGCGTGCTCGCCTGAATACACCCGGCGACATCCGTATTGCGACACCCTGGTATAAGCCCTCGAAGAATAAAACGGGGCGGGCGCCTGACTATTTTATTCATGAAACCGCCCAGTGGCTTGTTTTCCCTCACGAACTCACAGGACTGACACCTGAAGAGGTTTGCCGTGGAAAGCCGGAAATCGCTGATATTATTGCTTCGGTACACACACCAAAGCTCACCAGGTGA